In a single window of the Cupriavidus basilensis genome:
- a CDS encoding dipeptide ABC transporter ATP-binding protein: MTKMPVNLPVLSVRGLSVAFDTYRGTVNVLDDVSFDIAPGEILGVVGESGAGKSMAGNAVTGLIEPPGRISAGSVTLRGERIDTLRGEDMRRIRGKHIGMVFQDPLTSLNPVCTIGRHLTETIRTHLPLSPAQARQRALAWLADVEIPDPATRFNQYPHQFSGGMRQRVAIALALCGEPELLIADEPTTALDVVVQAQVIQMLRRVCRERGTAAMLITHDMGVIAEAADRVLVMYQGRVLETGAVRDILDRPRAAYTRTLMAAIPSVHQRLHRLPVPDEGAVAPLPAPASRPEAGQDAAPLVQVQGLSRDFDLSAGWLLRTLARQPRKVLHAVRDVSFAIPRGTTFGLVGESGSGKSTVARMIAGLTRPGAGRIVIDGVDRWADRQAAATLPGRFQMIFQDPYASLNPRWRIDRIIAEPLQALGLSNSTEDTAERVAQALRRVRMSPDAGRRYPHQFSGGQRQRIAIARALVSHPAFLICDEPTSSLDVSVQAQVLNLMRDLQDEFGLTYLLISHNLAVIRQLCDQVGVMQRGQLVEIGPADAVFAAPRHGYTRTLMAAVPDVGRVRGLPVVAVA, encoded by the coding sequence ATGACCAAGATGCCTGTGAACCTGCCCGTCCTGAGCGTGCGCGGCCTGTCCGTGGCGTTCGACACCTATCGTGGCACGGTGAACGTGCTCGACGACGTGTCCTTCGACATCGCCCCCGGCGAGATCCTGGGTGTGGTGGGCGAATCCGGCGCGGGCAAATCGATGGCGGGCAATGCCGTCACCGGCCTGATCGAGCCGCCCGGGCGCATCAGCGCCGGCAGCGTGACGCTGCGCGGAGAACGCATCGATACCTTGCGCGGCGAAGACATGCGCCGCATTCGCGGCAAGCACATCGGCATGGTGTTCCAGGACCCGCTGACCAGCCTCAACCCGGTCTGCACCATCGGCCGGCATCTCACCGAAACCATCCGCACACACCTGCCGCTATCGCCAGCGCAGGCACGCCAGCGCGCGCTGGCATGGCTCGCGGACGTGGAAATCCCCGACCCCGCCACGCGCTTCAACCAATACCCGCACCAGTTCTCCGGCGGCATGCGCCAGCGCGTGGCCATTGCGCTGGCGCTGTGCGGCGAGCCCGAACTGCTGATTGCCGACGAGCCGACCACCGCGCTCGATGTGGTTGTGCAGGCGCAGGTGATCCAAATGCTGCGCCGCGTCTGCCGCGAGCGCGGCACCGCCGCCATGCTGATCACCCACGACATGGGCGTGATCGCCGAGGCCGCCGACCGCGTCCTGGTGATGTATCAAGGCCGCGTGCTGGAGACCGGGGCGGTGCGCGACATCCTCGACCGCCCCCGCGCGGCATACACGCGCACGCTGATGGCCGCCATTCCCTCCGTGCACCAGCGGCTGCACCGCCTGCCGGTGCCGGACGAAGGCGCCGTGGCGCCGCTGCCGGCACCGGCATCCCGCCCCGAGGCCGGCCAAGACGCCGCGCCACTGGTGCAGGTGCAGGGCCTGTCGCGCGACTTCGATCTCTCCGCCGGCTGGCTGCTGCGCACCCTCGCGCGCCAGCCGCGCAAGGTGCTGCACGCGGTGCGCGACGTCAGCTTCGCCATCCCGCGCGGCACCACCTTCGGGCTGGTGGGCGAATCCGGCTCGGGCAAGTCCACCGTGGCGCGCATGATTGCCGGCCTGACCCGGCCCGGCGCGGGACGCATCGTGATCGACGGCGTGGACCGCTGGGCGGACCGCCAGGCTGCGGCCACCCTGCCCGGGCGCTTCCAGATGATCTTCCAGGACCCGTACGCCAGCCTCAACCCGCGCTGGCGCATCGACCGCATCATTGCCGAGCCGCTGCAAGCGCTGGGGCTGAGCAATAGCACGGAAGACACCGCGGAACGCGTGGCGCAGGCACTGCGCCGCGTGCGCATGTCGCCGGACGCCGGCCGGCGCTATCCGCACCAGTTCTCCGGCGGCCAGCGCCAGCGCATCGCCATCGCCCGCGCCCTGGTCAGCCACCCCGCCTTCCTGATCTGCGACGAGCCCACGTCATCGCTGGACGTCTCGGTGCAAGCCCAGGTACTCAACCTGATGCGCGACCTGCAGGACGAATTCGGCCTGACCTACCTGCTGATCAGCCACAACCTGGCGGTGATCCGCCAGCTATGCGACCAGGTGGGCGTGATGCAGCGCGGGCAATTGGTTGAAATCGGGCCAGCGGATGCGGTCTTTGCCGCACCCCGGCATGGCTATACGCGCACGCTGATGGCCGCGGTGCCGGATGTGGGGCGGGTACGAGGGTTGCCGGTGGTGGCAGTGGCTTAG
- a CDS encoding ABC transporter permease — MLVHLLRRLGQSLLVLLAVSFIAFLVFRHIGDPTVSLLGEDASIEDRQALVAELGFDRPVPVQYARYLGNVLRGQFGISYRVKRPVTQVILERAPATLELALVAAVVAVLGGVALGVYTAIQRDGWASRVLMTVSLVGVSLPTFLIGILLIYLFAVELRWLPSFGRGDTVALGGWNTGLLTRSGWASLVLPVATLGLFKLTLIMRLVRAEMMEALRTDYVRFARARGLPERRIHYGHALRNTLIPVVTITGLQIGSLIAFAIVTETVFQWPGVGLLFISSIQAVDVPVIAAYLLMIAVLYVCINLAVDLVYLLVDPRLRRA, encoded by the coding sequence ATGCTGGTCCACCTTCTCCGCCGCCTCGGCCAGTCGCTGCTGGTGCTGCTGGCCGTGTCCTTTATCGCCTTCCTGGTGTTTCGCCATATCGGCGACCCCACGGTCAGCCTGCTGGGCGAGGATGCCTCGATCGAAGATCGCCAGGCACTGGTGGCCGAACTGGGCTTTGACCGGCCCGTGCCGGTGCAGTACGCGCGCTATCTCGGCAACGTGCTGCGCGGCCAGTTCGGCATCTCCTACCGGGTCAAGCGGCCGGTAACGCAAGTCATCCTGGAGCGCGCGCCTGCCACGCTGGAGCTGGCGCTGGTGGCGGCGGTGGTGGCCGTGCTGGGCGGCGTGGCGCTGGGCGTCTACACGGCGATACAGCGCGACGGCTGGGCCAGCCGCGTGCTGATGACGGTGTCGCTGGTCGGCGTCTCGCTGCCGACCTTCCTGATCGGCATCCTGCTGATCTACCTGTTTGCCGTGGAGCTGCGCTGGCTGCCCTCGTTCGGGCGCGGCGACACCGTAGCCTTGGGCGGGTGGAACACGGGCCTGCTCACGCGCTCAGGCTGGGCGTCGCTGGTGCTGCCAGTGGCCACGCTTGGCCTGTTCAAGCTGACACTCATCATGCGCCTGGTGCGTGCGGAAATGATGGAGGCGCTGCGCACCGACTACGTGCGCTTTGCCCGCGCGCGCGGCCTGCCCGAGCGGCGCATCCACTACGGCCACGCGCTGCGCAATACGCTGATCCCGGTGGTCACCATCACCGGGCTGCAGATCGGCTCGCTGATCGCCTTCGCCATCGTCACCGAGACGGTGTTCCAGTGGCCCGGCGTGGGGCTGCTGTTCATCTCGTCGATCCAGGCAGTGGACGTGCCGGTGATCGCGGCCTACCTGCTGATGATCGCGGTGCTGTACGTGTGCATCAACCTGGCGGTGGACCTGGTCTACCTGCTGGTTGACCCGCGCCTGCGCCGTGCCTGA
- a CDS encoding LLM class flavin-dependent oxidoreductase, translating to MSVEIIGMIQSQKQSEIHPASGPVVDRDYVRAFAQAHENAGFDRVLVPHHSTGPSATLTIAYAAAVTERVHFMLAHRPGFTAPTLAARQIASLDQFSGGRLGVHFISGGSDSEQQRDGDFLSHDERYARTDEYLGILRRIWTQDKPFDHEGKYYRFTQGFSEVKPAQQPHVPIFFGGASDAAIDVAGRHADVYALWGESLEQVRDITTRVRAEAARHGRQVRFSVSFRPILAQTETAAWARANAILEQTRRLREAAGLGQGGPQQSEGARRLLAAADKGPRVDKRLWTEIAKLTGARSNSTALVGTPEQVADALLDYYDLGVTTFLIRGFDPLEDAVDYGRELIPRVRALVAQREAAAGAGSGAGRKAA from the coding sequence ATGAGCGTGGAAATCATTGGCATGATCCAGAGCCAGAAGCAGTCGGAGATCCATCCGGCCAGCGGCCCGGTGGTGGATCGAGACTATGTGCGGGCATTTGCGCAAGCGCATGAGAACGCCGGCTTCGACCGCGTGCTGGTGCCGCATCACTCCACCGGCCCGTCCGCCACGCTCACCATTGCCTACGCAGCTGCCGTGACCGAGCGCGTGCATTTCATGCTCGCACACCGGCCGGGCTTTACCGCGCCCACGCTGGCGGCCCGACAGATCGCCTCGCTTGATCAGTTCAGCGGTGGCCGGCTTGGCGTGCACTTCATCTCCGGCGGCTCCGATTCCGAGCAGCAGCGCGACGGCGATTTCCTCAGCCACGACGAGCGCTATGCGCGCACCGACGAGTACCTCGGCATCCTGCGGCGCATCTGGACACAGGACAAGCCGTTCGACCACGAAGGCAAGTATTACCGCTTCACCCAGGGCTTCTCCGAAGTGAAGCCGGCCCAGCAGCCACACGTGCCGATCTTCTTCGGTGGGGCTTCGGACGCGGCGATTGATGTCGCCGGACGTCATGCCGATGTGTACGCACTGTGGGGCGAATCGCTCGAGCAGGTCCGCGACATCACCACGCGGGTGCGCGCCGAGGCGGCCAGGCATGGGCGGCAGGTGCGCTTCTCGGTCTCGTTCCGGCCGATCCTGGCGCAAACCGAGACGGCGGCATGGGCACGCGCCAATGCCATCCTCGAACAAACGCGCCGCCTGCGCGAGGCGGCTGGCCTGGGGCAGGGCGGGCCGCAGCAAAGCGAAGGCGCGCGCCGCCTGCTGGCCGCCGCCGACAAGGGCCCGCGCGTGGACAAGCGCCTGTGGACGGAGATCGCCAAGCTCACCGGTGCGCGCTCCAACTCCACCGCGCTGGTCGGCACGCCGGAGCAAGTCGCCGACGCGCTGCTGGATTACTACGACCTTGGCGTGACCACGTTCCTGATCCGCGGCTTCGATCCGCTCGAAGATGCCGTGGACTACGGCCGCGAGCTGATCCCCCGCGTGCGCGCGCTGGTGGCGCAGCGCGAAGCCGCGGCCGGCGCTGGTTCCGGTGCTGGCCGCAAGGCAGCCTGA
- a CDS encoding lysozyme inhibitor LprI family protein, with protein MNVKIRNYSSLIALLALYVPAAQAAQAGMQCERAASSTEIAICANEDLRKLDSKLSAVYGKLASAQARQRAALRQAQLAWLKTRDQCGADKSCINAQYDERLAALQAQLREAAAYKPDSVDRQALEDLRQAVEAMRKTEPVFPLEKALDAIRIKTGVTTFANVKDGKQTGDDAHFPATRPPGVTSDEWRALLASGIEGGGENGNASYTLMDIDGDGQRDLIIDTYSGGTGLFSFVSALRREGGKFAGADGSTGRADAFEEGGYLYSINGRGANQAADWVRLRGRVYVAYWNSYYGVDNVHLLRPLTVVGEVPRLAVHYRYQLSIPKVQKDEEKGTVATLDSTLHAALTRALAQASSEVARDAGSMDKPLCPVPDTVKGDDRGAYYSYGTGHYTFEIVADMPVWVGRQCYIGRLVDWFGGYSPKDGLFAQLWMRKPEDQEQAQTYSVKGLRTAVGIKASIGKMEGDNDM; from the coding sequence GTGAATGTGAAAATCAGGAATTACTCGTCGCTGATCGCCTTGTTGGCGCTGTATGTCCCTGCCGCACAGGCGGCGCAGGCCGGCATGCAATGCGAGCGCGCGGCGAGCAGCACGGAGATCGCGATCTGCGCCAATGAGGATCTGCGCAAGCTCGACAGCAAGCTCTCTGCCGTGTATGGCAAGCTCGCCAGCGCCCAGGCCCGGCAGCGTGCCGCGCTACGGCAAGCCCAGCTTGCGTGGCTGAAGACCCGGGATCAGTGTGGCGCGGACAAGAGCTGTATCAACGCGCAGTATGACGAGCGACTTGCGGCATTGCAGGCGCAGCTGCGCGAAGCCGCCGCCTACAAGCCGGACAGCGTGGACCGGCAGGCGCTGGAGGACCTGCGCCAAGCCGTGGAAGCCATGCGCAAGACCGAGCCGGTATTCCCGCTTGAGAAGGCCCTCGATGCGATCCGCATCAAGACGGGCGTGACGACGTTCGCCAACGTGAAAGACGGCAAGCAGACGGGCGACGACGCGCATTTCCCGGCGACGCGCCCCCCGGGCGTCACCAGCGACGAATGGCGCGCCTTGCTGGCCTCCGGCATCGAAGGCGGCGGGGAGAACGGCAACGCTTCCTACACGCTGATGGATATCGACGGCGACGGGCAGCGTGATCTCATCATCGACACCTATTCCGGTGGGACCGGGCTGTTTTCCTTCGTGAGCGCGCTGCGGCGGGAGGGCGGAAAATTCGCAGGCGCCGATGGCTCGACGGGCCGGGCCGACGCGTTCGAGGAAGGAGGCTACCTTTACTCGATCAACGGACGCGGCGCCAACCAGGCGGCGGACTGGGTCCGCCTGCGCGGACGCGTCTATGTAGCGTACTGGAACAGCTACTACGGGGTGGACAACGTTCACCTGCTGAGGCCGCTGACGGTGGTTGGCGAGGTGCCAAGGCTTGCCGTGCACTACCGCTACCAGCTCTCCATCCCCAAGGTCCAGAAGGACGAAGAGAAGGGCACGGTCGCGACGCTGGACAGCACCCTGCATGCAGCCCTGACACGCGCGCTTGCGCAGGCAAGCAGCGAGGTGGCACGCGATGCCGGCAGCATGGACAAGCCCCTTTGCCCGGTTCCGGACACGGTCAAGGGCGATGACCGTGGTGCCTACTACAGCTACGGCACGGGCCACTACACCTTTGAAATCGTGGCAGACATGCCCGTCTGGGTGGGGCGCCAGTGCTACATCGGACGACTGGTCGACTGGTTTGGCGGCTATTCACCCAAGGACGGGCTGTTCGCGCAGCTGTGGATGCGCAAGCCGGAGGACCAAGAGCAGGCGCAAACGTATTCCGTCAAGGGCTTGCGCACCGCTGTCGGGATCAAGGCGTCGATCGGCAAGATGGAGGGCGACAACGATATGTAA
- a CDS encoding ABC transporter substrate-binding protein has translation MIQRLALAATLAAALLAAPALHAETLRWARSADASTLDPHAVNNGPNHNLLHQVYEPLIIRTADGKLLPTLATSWRRTDDPTVWEFQLRKGVKFHDGSVFTADDAVFSLLRAKSPTSDMKSLLVSITEVTKVSPFVIRIKTAGPNPLLPDNLTNIQILSAAWSRSHNVEQPQNASAKEETYATRNVNGTGPYTLVSREQDVRTVLKLFPQYWGRGQFPLEIDELVYLPIKSPATRVAALLSGEVDFVQDLPIQDTARLRADPRLRVNQAAENRVIFFGLNVGNAPLKYSDVKDRNPLADRRVREAFQLAIDRNAIKTAVMRGLSVPTNIIAPPFVHGYDKAFDVVGKPDVARAKALLAQAGYPNGFGITLHCTNDRYLNDEAICQAAAGFLGRIGVKTTVVSRPLAIQTAAINNLDTDFYLYGWGVPTYDSAYIFDYLVHTRGKNARGATNATRYSNPELDAKIVSLSSEGDQKQRDATIKSIWATVQNELVYLPLHDQIQTYAMARKFDIPVNPSNTPYFKLFKLAKS, from the coding sequence ATGATCCAACGACTGGCGCTGGCCGCCACCCTGGCCGCCGCATTGCTGGCCGCTCCCGCGCTGCATGCCGAAACCCTGCGCTGGGCGCGTTCGGCCGACGCCTCCACGCTGGACCCGCACGCGGTCAACAACGGGCCCAACCACAACCTGCTGCATCAGGTCTACGAGCCGCTGATCATCCGCACCGCCGATGGCAAGCTGCTGCCCACCCTGGCCACCTCGTGGCGGCGCACGGACGACCCCACGGTATGGGAGTTCCAGCTGCGCAAGGGCGTGAAGTTCCACGATGGCAGCGTGTTCACCGCCGACGATGCGGTGTTCTCTCTGTTGCGCGCCAAGTCGCCCACCTCGGACATGAAATCGCTGCTGGTCTCGATTACCGAGGTGACCAAGGTTTCGCCATTCGTCATCCGCATCAAGACCGCCGGCCCCAACCCGCTGCTGCCCGACAACCTGACCAATATCCAGATCCTGAGCGCGGCATGGTCCAGGTCGCACAACGTGGAGCAACCGCAGAACGCCTCGGCCAAGGAAGAGACCTACGCCACGCGCAATGTGAACGGCACCGGCCCGTACACGCTGGTGTCGCGCGAGCAGGACGTGCGCACGGTGCTCAAGCTCTTCCCGCAGTACTGGGGCCGCGGCCAGTTCCCGCTGGAGATCGACGAGCTGGTCTACCTGCCGATCAAGTCGCCCGCCACCCGCGTGGCCGCGCTGCTCTCCGGCGAGGTGGACTTCGTGCAGGACCTGCCAATCCAGGACACGGCGCGGCTGCGCGCCGACCCCAGGCTGCGGGTGAACCAGGCAGCGGAAAACCGCGTGATCTTCTTCGGCCTGAACGTGGGCAACGCGCCCTTGAAGTACTCGGACGTGAAAGACCGCAACCCGCTGGCCGACCGCCGCGTGCGCGAGGCGTTCCAGCTCGCCATCGATCGCAACGCCATCAAGACGGCCGTGATGCGCGGCCTGTCGGTGCCGACCAATATCATCGCGCCGCCGTTCGTGCATGGCTATGACAAGGCCTTCGACGTGGTCGGCAAGCCCGACGTGGCGCGCGCCAAGGCGCTGCTGGCGCAAGCCGGCTACCCCAACGGCTTTGGCATCACCCTGCATTGCACCAACGACCGCTACCTCAACGACGAGGCGATCTGCCAGGCCGCTGCCGGCTTCCTGGGCCGCATTGGCGTCAAGACCACGGTGGTCTCGCGCCCGCTGGCGATCCAGACCGCCGCCATCAACAACCTGGATACGGACTTCTACCTGTACGGCTGGGGCGTGCCGACCTACGACTCCGCCTACATCTTCGACTACCTGGTCCACACGCGCGGCAAGAATGCGCGCGGCGCCACCAATGCCACGCGCTACAGCAACCCGGAGCTGGATGCGAAGATCGTCTCGCTCTCAAGCGAGGGCGACCAGAAGCAGCGCGACGCCACCATCAAGAGTATCTGGGCCACGGTGCAGAACGAACTGGTCTACCTGCCGCTGCATGACCAGATCCAGACCTATGCCATGGCGCGCAAGTTCGACATCCCGGTGAACCCGTCGAACACGCCCTACTTCAAGCTGTTCAAGCTGGCGAAGTCGTGA
- a CDS encoding leucyl aminopeptidase family protein, which yields MPQSFSTLPDGAIPLHVAAPQTLAALLEQLPPVQAQWARATGFVPLPGKMLLLPDAEGALAGVIVGADPAQPLWQLAGLPKQLPPGRYAITAAHNEPPLAALGWAIGALPASWDDTVDDAANGAEDLAQLVVPQATQQTLQPLATAIGLVRRLVNTPANVLGPARLSEEVRALAQAHGAEFREWIGDALPDAGFPLVHAVGRAAAEAPRVATLHWGDPAAPRVVLIGKGVCFDSGGLDIKPAQGMRWMKKDMGGAAHAIALAQLVMQARLPVLLTLVVPAVENAVGAGALRPGDVLRAANGTSVEIENTDAEGRLVLADALLHALGERQESAAIAIDLATLTGAARVALGPELPALFSNDDALAADLLAQARRLADPLWRMPLWQPYHTMLKSSFADTQNAAAAPLAGAITAALFLQRFIPDGTPWLHLDLFAWNQEDRPGRPRGGEAQGLRALFGLLSQRFPAVAGEPMHS from the coding sequence ATGCCTCAAAGCTTCTCCACGCTGCCCGATGGCGCCATCCCGCTCCACGTGGCGGCACCGCAAACGCTTGCGGCCTTGCTGGAACAATTGCCGCCGGTGCAAGCACAGTGGGCACGCGCAACCGGCTTCGTCCCGTTGCCTGGCAAGATGCTGCTGCTGCCGGATGCCGAAGGCGCTCTGGCGGGCGTGATCGTTGGCGCCGATCCGGCCCAGCCATTGTGGCAACTGGCGGGCCTGCCGAAGCAGTTGCCACCAGGGCGCTATGCCATCACCGCCGCGCACAATGAACCGCCGCTGGCCGCGCTCGGCTGGGCTATCGGTGCCTTGCCGGCGAGCTGGGACGACACGGTGGACGACGCGGCGAATGGCGCCGAAGACCTCGCGCAACTGGTCGTGCCACAGGCCACGCAGCAAACCCTCCAGCCACTGGCCACAGCCATCGGCCTGGTACGCCGGCTGGTCAACACACCGGCCAACGTCCTCGGCCCCGCACGCTTGTCGGAAGAAGTCCGCGCACTGGCTCAGGCGCATGGCGCCGAGTTCCGGGAATGGATCGGCGACGCCCTGCCGGATGCGGGCTTCCCGCTGGTCCATGCCGTGGGCCGCGCGGCTGCCGAAGCGCCGCGCGTGGCCACGCTGCATTGGGGCGACCCGGCTGCGCCGCGCGTGGTGCTGATCGGCAAGGGCGTGTGCTTCGATTCAGGCGGGCTGGATATCAAGCCGGCGCAGGGCATGCGCTGGATGAAGAAAGACATGGGCGGCGCGGCCCACGCCATTGCGCTGGCGCAGCTGGTGATGCAGGCGCGCCTGCCCGTGCTGCTGACCTTGGTGGTGCCGGCCGTGGAAAACGCCGTCGGCGCCGGCGCGCTGCGCCCGGGCGATGTGCTCCGTGCGGCCAATGGCACGTCGGTGGAAATCGAAAACACCGATGCGGAGGGCCGGCTGGTGCTGGCCGATGCCCTGCTTCACGCGCTGGGCGAGCGCCAGGAGAGCGCCGCCATCGCCATCGACCTGGCCACGCTGACCGGCGCGGCCCGCGTCGCGCTTGGGCCGGAGCTGCCCGCGCTGTTCAGCAATGACGACGCCCTTGCCGCCGACCTGCTTGCGCAGGCCCGGCGGCTGGCCGATCCGCTGTGGCGCATGCCGCTGTGGCAGCCCTATCACACCATGCTGAAGTCGTCGTTCGCGGATACGCAGAATGCCGCCGCCGCGCCGCTGGCCGGCGCCATTACCGCCGCCCTGTTCCTGCAGCGCTTTATCCCGGACGGTACGCCCTGGCTGCACCTGGACCTGTTCGCCTGGAACCAGGAAGACCGCCCGGGCCGTCCGCGCGGCGGGGAGGCGCAGGGACTGCGCGCGCTCTTTGGCTTGCTGTCGCAGCGCTTTCCCGCGGTTGCCGGCGAGCCCATGCACTCCTGA
- a CDS encoding ABC transporter substrate-binding protein: MTASRRQFLRYGALAAASCTLPFSVSAQGRPVLKAGDQKGGLRALLESAGELKGLAYDIQWTEFPAAAPLAEALNAGAVDSGPIGDAPAIFALAAGTPIKIIGANRSDPFGTAVLVRASSPLKTAADLRGKNIGTNRGSIGHFVALKALESAGLKPEDASLRFLPPADAKLALVNGSIDAWATWEPYTALAETSGHARVLVSGRGLWSGLSYLAATDSALAAKREVLRDFLQRVVRAQVWSYQHVDGFSAALARIIGIPPEAARLQFERRRTQWRNIDAAVIAEQQRTADFYLKAGLLKQRLDVRTTFDTGFPLAVQANPVS; this comes from the coding sequence ATGACGGCATCCCGAAGACAATTCCTGCGCTACGGCGCATTGGCGGCGGCCAGCTGCACCTTGCCGTTTTCCGTGTCGGCCCAGGGCCGGCCCGTGCTCAAGGCCGGCGACCAGAAGGGTGGCCTGCGCGCCTTGCTGGAGAGCGCAGGCGAGCTCAAAGGCCTGGCCTACGACATCCAGTGGACGGAGTTTCCCGCCGCCGCGCCGCTGGCCGAGGCGCTGAACGCCGGCGCGGTGGATTCCGGCCCGATCGGCGACGCGCCCGCCATCTTCGCGCTGGCCGCCGGCACGCCGATCAAGATCATCGGCGCCAACCGCTCGGACCCGTTCGGCACCGCCGTGCTGGTACGCGCCAGTTCGCCCTTGAAGACGGCGGCGGACCTGCGCGGCAAGAATATCGGCACCAACCGTGGCTCGATTGGTCACTTCGTTGCTTTGAAGGCGCTGGAATCGGCCGGCTTGAAGCCCGAGGACGCCAGCCTGCGCTTCCTGCCGCCGGCCGACGCCAAGCTGGCGCTGGTCAACGGCTCGATCGATGCATGGGCCACATGGGAGCCATACACCGCGCTGGCCGAGACCAGCGGTCATGCCCGCGTGCTGGTGAGCGGGCGCGGGCTGTGGTCCGGCCTGAGCTATCTGGCGGCGACGGACAGCGCGCTGGCCGCCAAGCGCGAGGTGCTGCGCGATTTCCTGCAGCGCGTGGTGCGCGCGCAGGTGTGGTCGTACCAGCATGTGGACGGCTTTTCAGCGGCGCTGGCACGCATCATCGGCATCCCGCCCGAAGCCGCGCGGCTGCAGTTCGAGCGGCGCCGTACGCAGTGGCGCAACATCGATGCGGCAGTGATTGCCGAGCAGCAGCGCACGGCGGATTTCTACCTGAAGGCCGGGCTGCTCAAGCAGCGGCTGGATGTGCGGACCACGTTCGATACCGGTTTTCCGCTGGCGGTGCAGGCCAACCCGGTGAGCTGA
- a CDS encoding ABC transporter permease, translating into MQNAPAPPAPAAPAQARWRNAESPVVRALARSRTTQCAVLLLALLVLAALFAPWLARQNPFDPAGLELLDAFTPPWGHGASGAFYPLGSDDQGRDIFSAILYGLRMSLLVGAAAVALSLAIGVTLGLVAGYAGGWFDTVVMRLADVQLTFPVLLVALLIFGIARGILPAGYRDEMALYVIVTAIGLSEWVQYARTVRGAVMVEKHKDYVLAARIIGRSRTAILLRHILPNLLAPVLVIGTISFALAVVAESTLSYLGVGLPPTQPSLGTLIRIGQGFLFSGEWWILLFPALVLLALALSVNLAGDWLRDALNPKLQ; encoded by the coding sequence ATGCAGAACGCCCCCGCTCCACCCGCCCCGGCCGCCCCGGCGCAAGCCCGCTGGCGCAATGCCGAGTCTCCCGTGGTGCGGGCGCTGGCGCGCTCGCGCACCACGCAATGTGCCGTGCTGCTGCTGGCGCTGCTGGTGCTCGCCGCCCTGTTCGCGCCCTGGCTGGCGCGGCAAAACCCCTTCGATCCCGCCGGGCTGGAACTGCTCGACGCCTTCACGCCACCTTGGGGGCATGGCGCGTCCGGCGCCTTCTATCCGCTTGGCAGCGACGACCAGGGGCGCGACATTTTCTCCGCCATCCTCTACGGCTTGCGCATGTCCTTGCTGGTGGGCGCGGCGGCGGTGGCGCTGTCGCTGGCCATCGGCGTCACGCTTGGCCTGGTGGCCGGCTATGCCGGCGGCTGGTTCGACACCGTGGTGATGCGCCTTGCCGATGTCCAGCTCACCTTTCCGGTGCTGCTGGTGGCGCTGCTGATCTTTGGCATCGCGCGCGGCATCCTGCCCGCTGGCTACCGCGACGAGATGGCCCTCTACGTGATCGTGACCGCCATCGGCCTGTCGGAGTGGGTGCAATACGCGCGCACCGTGCGCGGCGCGGTGATGGTGGAGAAGCACAAGGATTACGTGCTGGCGGCCCGCATCATCGGGCGCTCGCGCACGGCCATCCTGCTGCGCCATATCCTGCCCAACCTGCTGGCGCCGGTACTGGTGATCGGCACCATCAGCTTTGCGCTGGCGGTGGTGGCGGAGTCCACGCTGTCCTATCTGGGCGTGGGCCTGCCGCCCACCCAGCCCTCGCTGGGCACGCTGATCCGCATTGGCCAGGGTTTCCTGTTCTCCGGCGAGTGGTGGATCCTGCTGTTCCCCGCGCTGGTGCTGCTGGCGCTGGCGCTCTCGGTCAACCTCGCGGGCGACTGGCTGCGCGACGCACTCAACCCCAAGCTCCAATGA